One Sphaerisporangium krabiense DNA segment encodes these proteins:
- a CDS encoding alpha/beta fold hydrolase has translation MQLNRGSALIAMAARTRARRVAGLGWNVLGAIIAAALLVFVTAAGAAAGGPRPGAAEPPVGRARFHPSFTHGRVPVDGGVLHYVRGGSGPALVLLHGWPQTWWEWRKVMPALARTHTVIAFDLPGLGGSTVPPGGFDAATTARRIRQAVHRLGFPRVKILAHDDGALVAYPYARDFPSEVSRLAVLELPLNGFGLEDAYRLSWHFRFNSSPKPLPERIVSTRDDVEAYLGGLFDGAHRPAAIDRREYFRAYADPATRSAAYEYYRAFAANAADNQANASRRLAMPVLAMGAQHVFGTQVAESFRHVAEDVREVVAPDSGHWIPEENPTFLIDCAALFFGSPASTPSPALAPCAP, from the coding sequence GTGCAGCTCAACAGAGGGTCGGCCCTCATCGCCATGGCGGCGCGAACGCGGGCCCGCCGCGTCGCCGGCCTCGGATGGAACGTTCTCGGCGCGATCATCGCCGCGGCCCTGCTGGTGTTCGTCACGGCCGCCGGCGCCGCCGCGGGCGGGCCCCGCCCCGGCGCCGCGGAGCCGCCAGTGGGCCGGGCGAGGTTCCACCCGTCCTTCACGCACGGCCGGGTGCCCGTGGACGGCGGCGTCCTGCACTACGTCCGCGGCGGCTCAGGGCCCGCGCTCGTCCTGCTGCACGGCTGGCCGCAGACCTGGTGGGAATGGCGCAAGGTGATGCCCGCCCTCGCCCGCACGCACACCGTCATCGCGTTCGACCTGCCCGGCCTCGGCGGCTCCACCGTCCCGCCCGGCGGCTTCGACGCGGCCACCACCGCGCGCCGGATCCGCCAGGCCGTCCACCGGCTCGGCTTCCCGCGGGTGAAGATCCTCGCCCACGACGACGGCGCCCTCGTCGCCTACCCCTACGCCCGCGACTTCCCCTCCGAGGTCAGCCGGCTCGCCGTGCTCGAACTACCGCTCAACGGCTTCGGCCTTGAGGACGCCTACCGTCTGAGCTGGCACTTCCGCTTCAACTCCTCCCCCAAGCCGCTTCCCGAGCGGATCGTCTCCACCCGGGACGACGTCGAGGCCTACCTCGGCGGCCTCTTCGACGGGGCACACCGTCCCGCGGCCATCGACCGGCGCGAGTACTTCCGCGCCTACGCCGACCCCGCCACCCGCAGCGCCGCCTACGAGTACTACCGGGCGTTCGCCGCCAACGCCGCCGACAACCAGGCCAACGCGTCCAGGAGGCTGGCCATGCCGGTCCTCGCGATGGGGGCGCAGCACGTCTTCGGCACCCAGGTCGCCGAGTCGTTCCGCCATGTCGCCGAAGACGTCCGCGAGGTCGTGGCCCCCGACTCCGGCCACTGGATCCCCGAGGAGAACCCCACCTTCCTGATCGACTGTGCCGCCCTTTTCTTCGGCTCCCCTGCCTCCACCCCCTCCCCCGCCTTGGCGCCCTGCGCGCCATGA
- a CDS encoding alpha/beta fold hydrolase, whose product MSTVTSQDGTVIDYDLYGDGPAVIFIGGATQYRAIDLGTRQTARLLADEGFTAVDYDRRGRGRSGDTSPWALDREVEDLAALIKAAGGAATLYSSSSGATVALAAADAGIGVTALALYEPPFFAGADLSEHLTALRSLLADGRNDEAMRYNMTTVIGVPSEVVTGMANSSGWADMVAVAPTLLYDLTATNDVNTDPDWAARWSSITVPAIVYSGDRTFPGLPECADAVAAALPTATRQILHGQGHGPTPEAIAPALLRFLGRAGDASDDGR is encoded by the coding sequence ATGAGCACAGTGACCTCGCAGGACGGCACGGTCATCGACTACGACCTCTACGGCGACGGGCCCGCCGTCATCTTCATCGGCGGAGCGACCCAGTACCGCGCCATCGACCTCGGCACCCGGCAGACCGCGCGTCTGCTCGCGGACGAGGGCTTCACCGCCGTCGACTACGACCGCCGCGGACGCGGCCGCTCCGGCGACACCTCGCCGTGGGCGCTGGACCGCGAGGTCGAGGACCTCGCCGCCCTGATCAAGGCGGCCGGGGGCGCCGCCACCCTCTACAGCAGTTCCTCCGGCGCCACCGTGGCCCTGGCCGCCGCGGACGCCGGCATCGGCGTCACCGCCCTGGCGCTGTACGAGCCGCCGTTCTTCGCCGGCGCCGACCTCTCCGAGCACCTGACCGCGCTGCGCTCCTTGCTGGCGGACGGCAGGAACGACGAAGCGATGCGCTACAACATGACGACGGTCATCGGCGTCCCGTCCGAGGTCGTCACCGGCATGGCGAATTCATCCGGCTGGGCCGACATGGTGGCGGTCGCCCCCACCCTGCTCTACGACCTCACGGCGACCAACGACGTCAACACCGACCCCGACTGGGCCGCCCGCTGGTCCTCGATCACCGTCCCGGCGATCGTCTACTCAGGCGACCGAACCTTCCCCGGCCTCCCCGAGTGCGCCGACGCGGTGGCCGCCGCCCTCCCCACCGCCACCCGCCAGATCCTCCACGGCCAGGGCCACGGCCCCACCCCCGAGGCCATAGCCCCCGCCCTCCTCCGGTTCCTCGGCCGGGCGGGCGACGCATCGGACGACGGGCGTTAG
- a CDS encoding PucR family transcriptional regulator: protein MRELPEYRKEGADPQAYAETLDYAVWFRRRTIECVSEDRQLDADDLSLIGSIGQQRARGGFSVHTVRRVLTLHADLMLRECYDAVEGHDVQELLRLTAWCGAQGMRGCAAYLQAYMDEQHLRLSVATRVRTLTHLLLTGDAIAASLARGLGVPLHDRYLVVVVRMPGGPFGRAETAHDDLIARVYGDHLVPLSWQGPNELLVLVPHHGPASSSPVSSSPPVSHGDRLMRLVRDIVERLDRPCAVGTAAGPVNALDRTAELARRVAHVAPVETTPRTLSGVADVFAELGAAQLPEVDQWLREIARRLASGPDLVRTLDAYYRADMNRLTAAAALHIHPRTLDYRLRRVRDLTNVDPSSVRGVRILSTTVARVSAGAWT from the coding sequence ATGCGTGAGCTGCCGGAGTACCGCAAGGAAGGCGCGGACCCGCAGGCATACGCCGAGACGCTGGACTACGCCGTCTGGTTCCGCCGTCGCACGATCGAGTGCGTCAGCGAAGACAGGCAGCTCGACGCGGACGACCTTTCCCTCATCGGGAGCATCGGTCAGCAGCGTGCGCGCGGTGGCTTCTCCGTCCACACGGTACGGCGTGTGCTGACGCTGCACGCCGACCTGATGCTCCGCGAGTGCTACGACGCGGTCGAAGGGCACGACGTGCAGGAGCTCTTGCGCTTGACCGCGTGGTGCGGCGCCCAGGGCATGCGCGGCTGCGCCGCCTACCTCCAGGCGTACATGGACGAGCAGCACCTGCGCCTTTCGGTGGCGACCCGGGTGCGCACGCTCACGCACCTGCTGCTCACCGGCGACGCCATCGCCGCCAGCCTCGCGCGCGGCCTGGGCGTCCCCCTGCACGACCGCTACCTGGTGGTCGTCGTCAGGATGCCGGGCGGTCCGTTCGGCCGCGCCGAGACCGCGCACGACGATCTCATCGCGCGCGTGTACGGCGACCATCTCGTGCCGCTGTCCTGGCAGGGACCGAACGAGTTGCTCGTCCTGGTGCCGCACCATGGCCCGGCGTCCTCGTCCCCGGTGTCGTCGTCACCGCCGGTGTCGCACGGCGACCGGCTCATGAGGCTGGTCCGCGACATCGTGGAACGGCTGGACAGGCCCTGCGCGGTGGGCACGGCCGCCGGACCGGTGAACGCCTTGGACAGGACGGCGGAGCTGGCGCGGCGCGTTGCGCACGTCGCACCGGTGGAGACCACACCGCGAACCCTTTCCGGCGTCGCCGACGTGTTCGCCGAACTCGGCGCCGCGCAACTCCCCGAGGTCGACCAGTGGTTGCGTGAGATCGCTCGCCGCCTGGCGAGCGGCCCCGACCTGGTGAGGACATTGGACGCCTACTACCGCGCCGACATGAACCGGCTCACCGCCGCGGCCGCCCTGCACATCCATCCACGGACACTGGACTATCGCCTGCGTCGCGTACGCGACCTGACCAACGTGGACCCCAGTTCGGTACGCGGAGTGCGGATACTGAGCACCACCGTCGCCCGGGTATCGGCCGGCGCCTGGACCTGA
- a CDS encoding DUF4394 domain-containing protein, whose protein sequence is MQVRIRRGIAALIALTAATALAIGPAGAGSAASRHSASAASLRAFGITSDGKVMAEFTTDKPEELNWVRRISGLVNDTAAIGIDFRVQDGKFYAVGNRGGVYTISLPTGAQDPVVVTKVSQLGVALQGTNFGVDFNPAADRLRVISDTGQNLRHNLNDNTTVPDTPLSTDSCAPAVTGVSAAAYTNNDLNSATATTLFDINTTTGQVVIQSPANSGLLAPTGALGTSVGSNAGLDIYSDLSNGKTVSNSAYATLVLPNGDATLNAVDLTTGAATRIGDPFPLAITDIALALDSN, encoded by the coding sequence ATGCAGGTAAGAATCAGAAGAGGAATCGCCGCGCTCATCGCGCTGACCGCCGCGACGGCGCTCGCCATCGGGCCCGCGGGAGCCGGTTCGGCGGCGAGCCGCCATTCGGCCTCTGCCGCCTCACTGCGGGCGTTCGGGATCACCAGTGACGGCAAGGTCATGGCCGAGTTCACGACCGACAAGCCGGAGGAGCTCAACTGGGTCAGGCGGATCAGCGGGCTCGTCAACGACACCGCCGCGATCGGCATCGACTTCCGCGTCCAGGACGGCAAGTTCTACGCCGTCGGGAACCGCGGCGGCGTCTACACGATCTCGCTCCCGACCGGCGCCCAGGACCCGGTGGTCGTCACAAAGGTCTCCCAGCTCGGCGTCGCGCTGCAAGGCACGAACTTCGGCGTCGACTTCAACCCCGCCGCCGACCGGTTGCGCGTGATCAGCGACACCGGCCAGAACCTGCGGCACAACCTCAACGACAACACGACGGTGCCGGACACCCCCTTGAGCACCGACTCCTGCGCCCCCGCCGTCACCGGCGTGTCCGCCGCCGCCTACACCAACAACGACCTCAACAGCGCCACCGCGACCACCCTGTTCGACATCAACACCACGACCGGCCAGGTCGTCATCCAGTCCCCCGCCAACAGCGGCCTGCTGGCCCCCACCGGCGCGCTCGGCACGTCCGTCGGCTCCAACGCGGGCCTCGACATCTACAGCGACCTGAGCAACGGCAAGACCGTCTCCAACTCCGCCTACGCCACCCTCGTCCTCCCGAACGGCGACGCGACCCTCAACGCGGTGGACCTGACCACCGGCGCCGCCACCCGCATAGGCGACCCCTTCCCCCTGGCCATCACCGACATCGCCCTCGCCCTCGACTCGAACTGA
- a CDS encoding SAM-dependent methyltransferase, whose translation MPHSARVWNYLLGGKDNYPVDRQAGDRVREVFPGMADVALHSRYMLTRVVRYLAGEAGIRQFLDIGTGLPTVDNTHEVAQRVAPESRIVYVDNDPLVLVHAHALLTSTPEGVTDYIEADVREPEVILEAAAKTLDLGRPTALMLMGILGLVGDDDEARSIVTRLMAALPPGSYLALYDGADTDPAYVQALRNHNARPGVVPYTARSPETIARYFDGLTLLEPGVVPVTKWRPNHPELSEPPEVACAGGVARKP comes from the coding sequence GTGCCGCACTCGGCGCGGGTCTGGAACTACCTGCTGGGAGGCAAGGACAACTACCCGGTGGACCGGCAGGCCGGGGACCGGGTCCGTGAGGTGTTCCCCGGCATGGCGGACGTCGCGCTGCACTCCCGGTACATGCTCACCCGGGTCGTGCGGTACCTGGCCGGAGAGGCGGGCATCCGCCAGTTCCTGGACATCGGCACCGGCCTGCCCACCGTCGACAACACGCACGAGGTGGCCCAGCGGGTCGCGCCGGAGTCGCGGATCGTCTACGTGGACAACGACCCGCTGGTGCTGGTGCACGCGCACGCGCTGCTGACCAGCACCCCCGAGGGCGTCACCGACTACATCGAGGCGGACGTGCGCGAGCCGGAGGTGATCCTGGAGGCCGCGGCCAAGACCCTCGACCTCGGCCGGCCCACCGCGCTCATGCTGATGGGCATCCTCGGCCTGGTCGGCGACGACGACGAGGCGCGGTCGATCGTGACCCGGCTCATGGCCGCCCTCCCGCCGGGCAGCTACCTGGCCCTGTACGACGGCGCCGACACCGACCCGGCCTACGTCCAGGCCCTCCGCAACCACAACGCGCGACCCGGCGTGGTCCCCTACACCGCGCGCAGCCCGGAGACGATCGCCCGCTACTTCGACGGCCTGACGCTCCTGGAGCCGGGCGTCGTCCCGGTCACCAAGTGGCGCCCCAACCACCCCGAACTGAGCGAGCCGCCCGAGGTGGCCTGCGCGGGCGGCGTCGCCAGAAAACCCTGA
- a CDS encoding TrmH family RNA methyltransferase, with the protein MRVRTTKELRAERRRRPPRCLGHLIAAPLWPLYGVNLGTLLRTCDAVGACLAVPRLPWVREALDRGNTLRQSSCVHWVREPLDWLGGQREDGVSVLGVELAEDAIRLADLPMARRPTVAVLGHERDGIPPEALDLLDGVVEIPMIGVGDSLNVAVAGSLVLYKLAGFA; encoded by the coding sequence GTGCGGGTTCGCACGACCAAGGAACTGCGTGCTGAGCGGCGGCGGCGGCCGCCTCGGTGTCTCGGGCATCTGATCGCCGCGCCGCTGTGGCCGCTGTACGGGGTGAACCTGGGCACGCTGCTGCGTACCTGTGACGCCGTCGGCGCGTGCCTGGCCGTGCCTCGGCTGCCGTGGGTGCGGGAGGCGCTCGACCGGGGGAACACGCTGCGGCAGTCGTCGTGTGTCCACTGGGTGCGTGAGCCGCTGGACTGGCTTGGCGGGCAGCGGGAGGACGGGGTGTCCGTCCTTGGGGTCGAGCTGGCCGAGGACGCGATCCGGCTGGCGGACCTGCCGATGGCCCGCCGGCCGACCGTCGCCGTGCTCGGGCACGAGCGGGACGGTATCCCGCCCGAGGCGCTCGACCTGCTCGACGGTGTGGTGGAGATTCCCATGATCGGCGTGGGGGACAGTCTCAACGTGGCGGTCGCGGGCTCGCTGGTGCTCTACAAACTCGCGGGCTTCGCCTGA
- a CDS encoding tautomerase family protein translates to MAQIKVYGRRDIWAGQQGRISDLLQECLGAAWRLPSEKRFHRFLLLDPEDMICPQRSDRYLIIEVLCFTGRSDEAKRELIRTVYERLAAGLELSVDDIELTIVEMPKANWGIRGVPADELSLSYPVNL, encoded by the coding sequence ATGGCTCAGATCAAGGTTTATGGTCGGCGCGACATTTGGGCGGGGCAGCAGGGGAGGATCTCCGATCTGTTGCAGGAGTGTCTGGGGGCGGCGTGGAGGCTGCCGTCGGAGAAGCGGTTTCATCGCTTCTTGCTGCTCGATCCCGAGGACATGATCTGCCCGCAGCGCAGTGATCGGTATCTGATCATCGAGGTGCTGTGCTTCACGGGGCGTTCCGACGAGGCCAAGCGTGAGCTGATCCGTACCGTGTACGAGCGGCTGGCGGCGGGGCTCGAGCTGTCCGTCGATGACATCGAGCTCACCATTGTCGAGATGCCGAAAGCCAACTGGGGAATCCGGGGGGTTCCGGCGGATGAGCTGTCGCTCAGCTATCCCGTCAATCTGTGA
- a CDS encoding YajQ family cyclic di-GMP-binding protein: protein MADSSFDVVSKIDRQEVDNALNQTVKEVGHRFDFKGTGAGIAWSGQDITIKANSEERANAVLDVFKEKIIKRGLSLKILDAGEPKLSGKEYHLTVGLKEGIDQEHAKKISKIIRDEGPKGIKAQIQGDELRVSSKKKDELQEVIALLKGKDLDIALQFTNYR from the coding sequence ATGGCCGACAGCAGTTTCGACGTGGTGAGCAAGATCGACCGGCAGGAGGTCGACAACGCGCTGAACCAGACGGTCAAGGAGGTCGGGCACCGCTTCGACTTCAAGGGCACGGGGGCCGGGATCGCGTGGTCGGGGCAGGACATCACGATCAAGGCGAACAGCGAGGAGCGGGCGAACGCGGTCCTTGACGTGTTCAAGGAGAAGATCATCAAGCGTGGCCTGTCGCTGAAGATCTTGGATGCCGGGGAGCCGAAGTTGTCCGGCAAGGAGTATCACCTGACCGTCGGTCTCAAGGAAGGCATCGACCAGGAGCACGCCAAGAAGATCTCGAAGATCATTCGGGATGAGGGGCCGAAGGGCATCAAGGCGCAGATCCAGGGGGACGAGCTCCGGGTCAGCTCCAAGAAGAAGGACGAGCTGCAGGAAGTGATCGCGCTCCTGAAGGGCAAGGACCTGGACATCGCCCTGCAGTTCACCAACTACCGGTAA
- a CDS encoding pyridoxamine 5'-phosphate oxidase family protein has translation MGKVHERLNDRLREFMARQPVFFVATAPEHGGHVNVSPKGYADTFAVLDDTTVAYLDLDGSGVETIAHVRDNGRVTLMFAAFSDPPNILRLYGRGRVVTPGDADFAELLTLFGPHPGVRSIIVVECDRISDSCGFSVPFMTFDKDRTLLDEWAERKDVQQKRAYRARNNRESVDGLPALSAEETDPVTQRS, from the coding sequence ATGGGGAAGGTGCATGAACGACTGAACGACCGGCTGCGCGAGTTCATGGCTCGCCAGCCGGTCTTCTTCGTGGCGACGGCGCCCGAGCACGGCGGGCACGTGAACGTCTCGCCCAAGGGGTACGCCGACACGTTCGCCGTCCTGGACGACACCACGGTCGCCTACCTGGATCTGGACGGCAGCGGCGTGGAGACGATCGCCCACGTCCGGGACAACGGGCGGGTCACCCTCATGTTCGCGGCGTTCTCCGACCCGCCGAACATCCTGCGGCTGTACGGCCGGGGGCGGGTCGTGACGCCGGGGGACGCGGACTTCGCCGAGCTGCTCACGCTGTTCGGCCCGCATCCCGGCGTCCGGTCGATCATCGTCGTGGAATGTGATCGCATTTCCGACTCGTGCGGGTTCAGCGTGCCGTTCATGACCTTCGACAAGGACCGCACGCTGCTGGACGAATGGGCGGAACGCAAGGACGTCCAGCAGAAGCGCGCCTACCGGGCGAGGAACAACCGCGAGAGCGTCGACGGCCTCCCCGCCCTGAGCGCCGAGGAGACGGACCCCGTGACGCAGCGCTCCTGA
- the htpX gene encoding zinc metalloprotease HtpX, which yields MHHNGLRTAVLLGALSALILVGGAWLGGGRGVQLAVVVALAANGVAYFFSDRIALSAMRARPVSEVEQPTLYRIVRELSTDARQPMPRLYVSPTMQPNAFATGRSPRRASVCVTYGLLRLLNERELRGVIAHELSHVYNRDILISSVAAALATMITYCSYIAVFFGGSDDDDGGPGFFGALLMMILGPVAAGMIQMAISRSREFQADESGALLTGDPLGLASALRKIEMGARQLPLPEESRLTSASHLMIANPFRGAGVGRLFATHPSTAARVARLERLAGYPR from the coding sequence GTGCACCACAACGGCCTGCGAACCGCCGTTCTCCTCGGTGCCCTGTCCGCGTTGATCCTGGTGGGGGGCGCGTGGCTGGGGGGCGGTCGTGGTGTGCAACTCGCCGTCGTCGTCGCGTTGGCCGCCAACGGAGTCGCGTACTTCTTCTCCGACCGCATCGCCCTGTCCGCCATGCGCGCCCGGCCCGTCAGCGAGGTCGAACAGCCCACTCTGTACCGCATCGTCCGGGAGCTGTCGACGGACGCCCGCCAGCCCATGCCGCGCCTCTACGTCTCGCCCACCATGCAGCCGAACGCCTTCGCCACCGGCCGCTCCCCGCGCAGGGCGTCCGTCTGCGTCACCTACGGGCTGCTGCGGCTGTTGAACGAGCGCGAGCTGCGCGGGGTGATCGCGCACGAGCTGTCGCACGTCTACAACCGCGACATCCTGATCTCCTCGGTCGCCGCCGCCCTCGCCACGATGATCACCTACTGCAGCTACATCGCCGTGTTCTTCGGCGGCTCGGACGACGACGACGGCGGGCCGGGCTTCTTCGGCGCGCTGCTGATGATGATCCTCGGCCCGGTCGCCGCCGGCATGATCCAGATGGCGATCTCGCGGTCCCGCGAGTTCCAGGCCGACGAGTCCGGCGCCCTGCTCACCGGCGACCCGCTCGGCCTCGCCTCGGCGCTGCGCAAGATCGAGATGGGCGCCCGGCAGCTGCCGCTGCCGGAGGAGAGCCGCCTCACCTCGGCGTCCCACCTCATGATCGCCAACCCGTTCCGCGGCGCCGGGGTCGGCCGCCTGTTCGCGACCCACCCCTCGACCGCCGCCCGCGTCGCCCGCCTCGAACGCCTCGCCGGCTACCCGCGCTGA
- a CDS encoding NADH-quinone oxidoreductase subunit N — protein MIQSIDYAAVAPPLILALLAGAVLLLDVFLPRTPATRTALGLVTLAGVLGALAAVAVQAARGDRLATFCVPAEPSGLPASCSYVADGLTQVFAAIVLATAVVIVLLSMTQLAGAAIPAGEWYFLLLCALTGAVTLPASRDLVMLVVALELVSLPVFALTALKRYDARASEAALKLFLVSVTSTAVMLFGVSLIYGLTASVHLDRIAARLAAPPAAVPAGVITVAVVLVLAGFAFKIAAVPFHFWAGDVYQGAPVPVAAFLSVISKAAGFAGLILVLTIALAGQAALWGPVVAVLAALTMTAGNLLALRQRHAVRLLAWSSVAQSGYILAALAVAAKTSAAASTAYLAIYAAMNAGAFAVVMTTGGRDELEDYRGLAFRRPAAAVALGFFLICLAGLPPGLSGLFAKIVVFREIVQGGLGWLAVVMAVNTVIGLYYYIAWTARLFTPAPGARPAGGVAVRPVTIAVAAALLVSVAFSVAPQLVLSAVG, from the coding sequence ATGATCCAGTCCATCGACTACGCGGCCGTCGCGCCCCCGCTGATCCTGGCGCTGCTGGCCGGGGCGGTGCTGCTGCTGGACGTCTTCCTCCCGCGCACGCCCGCCACCCGTACGGCCCTCGGTCTCGTCACGCTCGCCGGCGTCCTCGGCGCGCTGGCCGCCGTCGCCGTCCAGGCCGCGCGGGGCGACCGGCTCGCCACGTTCTGCGTGCCCGCCGAGCCCTCGGGCCTCCCCGCCTCGTGCTCGTACGTCGCCGACGGTCTCACGCAGGTCTTCGCCGCCATCGTCCTCGCCACGGCCGTGGTCATCGTGCTGCTCTCGATGACCCAGCTCGCCGGCGCGGCCATCCCGGCGGGGGAGTGGTACTTCCTGCTGCTGTGCGCGCTGACCGGCGCCGTCACGCTGCCCGCGTCCCGCGACCTGGTCATGCTGGTCGTCGCGCTGGAACTGGTGTCCCTGCCCGTGTTCGCGCTCACCGCGCTCAAGCGGTACGACGCGCGGGCGTCGGAGGCGGCGCTGAAGCTGTTCCTCGTCTCGGTCACCTCCACGGCGGTCATGCTGTTCGGCGTCTCGCTGATCTACGGCCTGACCGCGTCCGTGCACCTCGACCGCATCGCCGCCCGCCTCGCCGCGCCCCCGGCGGCCGTCCCCGCCGGGGTGATCACGGTCGCGGTCGTGCTCGTCCTGGCCGGGTTCGCCTTCAAGATCGCCGCGGTTCCCTTCCACTTCTGGGCCGGCGACGTCTACCAGGGCGCGCCCGTCCCGGTCGCCGCGTTCCTCTCGGTCATCTCCAAGGCCGCCGGGTTCGCCGGGCTCATCCTGGTCCTGACGATCGCGCTCGCGGGCCAGGCGGCCCTCTGGGGGCCCGTCGTGGCCGTCCTGGCGGCGCTCACCATGACCGCGGGCAACCTGCTCGCCCTGCGGCAGCGGCACGCCGTACGGCTGCTCGCCTGGTCCTCGGTCGCCCAGTCCGGCTACATCCTCGCCGCGCTGGCCGTGGCCGCGAAGACGTCCGCGGCGGCGTCCACCGCCTACCTCGCCATCTACGCGGCGATGAACGCCGGCGCGTTCGCCGTCGTGATGACCACCGGCGGGCGCGACGAGCTGGAGGACTACCGGGGGCTGGCCTTCCGCCGGCCCGCCGCCGCGGTCGCGCTCGGCTTCTTCCTGATCTGCCTGGCCGGCCTGCCCCCGGGCCTGTCCGGGCTCTTCGCCAAGATCGTGGTGTTCCGCGAGATCGTCCAGGGCGGCCTCGGATGGCTCGCCGTGGTCATGGCGGTCAACACCGTGATCGGGCTCTACTACTACATCGCCTGGACCGCCCGCCTCTTCACCCCGGCCCCCGGCGCGCGACCCGCGGGAGGCGTCGCCGTCCGTCCGGTGACGATCGCCGTCGCCGCCGCGCTGCTCGTCTCCGTGGCCTTCTCCGTGGCGCCGCAACTCGTGCTCTCCGCCGTCGGCTGA